A region of Mesorhizobium sp. AR02 DNA encodes the following proteins:
- a CDS encoding polysaccharide biosynthesis tyrosine autokinase, with product MNYANFPLDKRMPLPNSDAGNGEDFIDIERLLGMAARQAKVVAVCAAIGLFLGMLYLQTTPPKYVSISSVLIDEGLNKIVDDISAASTTMQTDSAILSQIEILTSTRLAAVVVDKLKLDQSDAFMNPPQSALAQGVGLIRGLIQYAHPSAPMPGMGDISKLDPATRDALIAASRRDYAILKLQNEIRADRVGRSYVIALGYQATDPGLAKAITKAYADAYLADQLDASFDATERAAVWLQGRLTELRESSQQASLAVEKFRAEHGLSANSDGQLMSDKQLADLNAQLIVAQADTARASARYQQYKSIVDGGSDNAFKDAAISADQPSSSVISALKTRYLTVAKRQQDVEANFGPDHPQAVALAKEKADISAQIFGELKQLTESYRNEYEVALARETALRANVASAQGKSSIDNQSQVQLRDLDQKATALTTLYQTFLGRYEEAAQQRSFPVGKIRIISDASTPMSASSPRTIVVLGLSLVLGVLMGAGFGGLNEFNERFFRTGEEVRDRVGLKFLGYLPTVGSRPAKEDKQAETQPDAKTARSPAAVERRARMRVSIDAPASMFAETLRSAKIAFDVVLEGQSSRVIGVISVLPGEGKSTVAANLAGLLAANGARTLLIDGDLRNPGLSRSLGMEAEQGLMEAVVNGQTWQSVGKIDRQTKLAIIPAVLRGNFSHTSELLSSAGMRRFIENAKETFEYIVVDLPPLGPVVDAKAFAPLVDGFVLVTEWGRTPRAMVRSMLESEPYVANKIVGAVLNKVDLKKLARYGSFGASEKFFDKYSSYYLDKSEVRSKAPV from the coding sequence ATGAATTATGCCAACTTTCCTCTCGACAAGAGGATGCCATTGCCGAATTCGGACGCAGGAAACGGCGAAGACTTCATCGATATCGAGCGGCTGCTTGGCATGGCTGCGCGGCAGGCCAAGGTGGTTGCCGTGTGCGCCGCCATCGGTCTCTTCCTGGGCATGCTCTATCTGCAGACAACGCCGCCCAAATATGTGTCGATCTCAAGCGTGCTGATCGACGAAGGCCTGAACAAGATCGTCGACGACATCTCGGCGGCGTCGACGACCATGCAGACCGATTCCGCCATTCTGAGCCAGATCGAGATCCTGACTTCGACGCGGCTTGCCGCGGTGGTTGTCGACAAGCTCAAGCTCGACCAGAGCGATGCGTTCATGAACCCGCCGCAGTCCGCCCTTGCCCAGGGCGTCGGCCTGATCCGCGGCCTGATCCAGTACGCCCACCCCAGCGCGCCCATGCCGGGCATGGGTGACATCAGCAAGCTCGACCCCGCCACCCGCGATGCGCTGATCGCCGCGTCTCGCCGCGACTACGCGATCCTCAAGCTGCAGAACGAGATCCGGGCGGATCGTGTCGGACGAAGCTACGTCATCGCGCTTGGCTATCAGGCGACGGATCCGGGACTGGCGAAAGCCATCACCAAGGCCTATGCCGACGCCTATCTTGCCGATCAGCTCGATGCCAGCTTCGACGCCACCGAGCGCGCGGCGGTCTGGTTGCAGGGCCGCCTGACGGAACTGCGCGAAAGCTCGCAGCAGGCATCGCTTGCGGTCGAGAAATTCAGGGCCGAACACGGCCTGTCCGCCAACAGCGACGGCCAGCTGATGAGCGACAAGCAGCTTGCCGACCTCAACGCCCAGCTCATCGTGGCGCAGGCCGACACCGCGCGCGCCAGCGCCCGCTACCAGCAATACAAGTCGATCGTCGACGGCGGCTCCGACAATGCGTTCAAGGACGCCGCCATATCGGCGGACCAGCCGAGCAGCTCGGTCATTTCGGCGCTCAAGACCCGCTACCTCACGGTCGCCAAGCGGCAGCAGGATGTCGAGGCGAATTTCGGCCCCGATCATCCCCAAGCCGTGGCGCTGGCCAAGGAAAAGGCCGACATATCGGCGCAGATTTTCGGCGAGTTGAAGCAGCTCACCGAAAGCTATCGCAACGAATATGAAGTGGCGCTGGCGCGCGAGACCGCGCTCAGGGCCAATGTCGCCTCCGCACAGGGCAAGAGCTCCATCGACAACCAGTCGCAGGTCCAGTTGCGCGACCTCGACCAGAAGGCGACGGCGCTCACCACGCTCTATCAGACGTTCCTCGGCCGCTACGAGGAAGCCGCGCAGCAGCGATCCTTCCCGGTCGGCAAGATCCGCATCATCTCGGACGCCTCGACGCCGATGTCCGCCTCGAGCCCGCGCACCATCGTCGTGCTCGGACTTTCGCTCGTGCTTGGTGTGCTGATGGGTGCCGGCTTCGGCGGCCTCAACGAATTCAACGAGCGGTTCTTCCGGACCGGCGAGGAGGTACGCGACCGCGTCGGCCTCAAATTCCTCGGCTACCTGCCGACTGTCGGCAGCAGGCCCGCCAAGGAGGACAAGCAGGCCGAGACTCAGCCGGATGCCAAGACAGCCAGGTCGCCGGCGGCCGTTGAAAGGCGCGCGCGCATGCGGGTCAGCATCGACGCTCCGGCATCGATGTTCGCCGAAACGCTGCGCAGCGCCAAGATCGCCTTCGATGTCGTGCTGGAGGGACAGAGCAGCCGCGTCATCGGCGTCATCTCGGTCCTTCCCGGCGAAGGCAAGTCGACGGTCGCGGCCAATCTCGCCGGGCTGCTTGCCGCCAACGGCGCCAGGACGCTGCTCATCGACGGTGACTTGCGCAATCCGGGCCTCAGCCGCAGCCTCGGCATGGAGGCCGAGCAGGGCCTGATGGAGGCCGTGGTCAACGGCCAGACCTGGCAATCGGTCGGCAAGATCGACCGGCAGACCAAGCTCGCCATCATCCCCGCCGTGCTGCGCGGCAACTTCTCGCACACCAGCGAACTCTTGTCCTCAGCCGGAATGCGGCGCTTCATCGAGAACGCCAAGGAGACGTTCGAATACATCGTCGTCGATCTGCCGCCGCTCGGTCCGGTGGTCGACGCCAAGGCCTTCGCGCCGTTGGTCGACGGCTTCGTGCTGGTCACCGAATGGGGCCGCACGCCACGCGCCATGGTGAGGTCGATGCTGGAATCGGAACCTTATGTCGCCAACAAGATCGTTGGCGCGGTGCTGAACAAGGTCGACCTGAAGAAGCTCGCCAGATACGGATCGTTCGGCGCGTCGGAGAAATTCTTCGACAAATACTCGAGCTACTATCTCGACAAGTCGGAAGTGCGCAGCAAGGCACCGGTCTGA